A region of Pyxidicoccus parkwaysis DNA encodes the following proteins:
- a CDS encoding ABC transporter substrate-binding protein, whose translation MGRRFASLLVPGLAMLLAVGACRRASEGASEQAGRKRLVFKYQPLWGAPEPFHELLARFERENPGVELVTEALPNSSDLAHQFFLTSLEGGANDFDVLVADVVWVPEFARAGWIADLSEYFPPERLRADFFPGPVEAVVVEGRTYAVPWYLDVGILYYRTDLVPRAPRTYEELQRFAREAMAKSPGVQGYVWQGRQYEGLSCNVYEALWGHGGEALAEGGRVLLDTEPAREALAYLRGLVASGVSPETVTGFSEEEARRVFQEGRAVFMRNWPYAWSEAQKPDSPIRGKVGIAPLPTKSGEPGWGTLGGWQLAVNAHVSPERRRLAAKLIAHLTSPEANLVLALNYARNPPRPSVYDDPRLRAGDPFIANLKEMVERARPRPVTPYYNLISDVLQSEFSAAVAGLRTPEEALKRAQKQVDHLTGEGE comes from the coding sequence ATGGGCCGCCGCTTCGCCAGCCTGCTCGTGCCGGGCCTCGCCATGCTGCTGGCGGTGGGGGCGTGTCGGCGTGCGTCAGAAGGGGCGAGCGAGCAGGCAGGCCGCAAACGGCTCGTCTTCAAATACCAGCCGTTGTGGGGGGCGCCGGAGCCTTTCCATGAATTGCTGGCGCGCTTCGAGCGGGAGAATCCGGGGGTGGAGCTCGTCACGGAGGCGCTGCCGAACTCGTCTGATTTGGCGCACCAGTTCTTCCTGACTTCACTGGAGGGCGGGGCGAACGACTTCGACGTGCTGGTCGCGGACGTTGTCTGGGTTCCCGAGTTCGCGAGGGCGGGATGGATTGCGGACCTGTCCGAGTACTTTCCGCCCGAGCGCCTGCGCGCGGACTTCTTCCCGGGCCCGGTGGAGGCGGTGGTGGTGGAAGGGCGGACGTACGCGGTGCCGTGGTACCTGGACGTGGGCATCCTGTACTACCGCACGGACCTGGTGCCTCGAGCGCCGCGCACGTACGAGGAGCTGCAACGCTTTGCACGTGAGGCCATGGCGAAATCGCCCGGCGTGCAGGGCTACGTGTGGCAGGGGCGGCAGTACGAGGGCCTGAGCTGCAATGTGTATGAGGCGCTGTGGGGGCACGGCGGCGAGGCATTGGCGGAGGGAGGCCGCGTGCTGCTGGACACGGAGCCGGCGCGCGAGGCGCTCGCGTACCTGCGCGGGCTGGTGGCCAGTGGCGTGTCACCGGAGACGGTGACGGGGTTCTCCGAGGAGGAGGCGCGGCGCGTGTTCCAGGAGGGGCGCGCGGTGTTCATGCGCAACTGGCCGTATGCGTGGAGCGAGGCGCAGAAGCCGGACTCGCCCATCCGGGGGAAGGTAGGGATTGCGCCGCTGCCGACGAAGAGCGGAGAGCCGGGGTGGGGGACGCTGGGCGGGTGGCAGCTCGCGGTGAATGCGCACGTGTCGCCGGAGCGGCGGAGGCTGGCTGCGAAGTTGATTGCGCACCTGACGTCGCCGGAGGCGAACCTGGTGCTGGCATTGAACTACGCGCGCAACCCGCCGAGGCCGTCTGTCTATGACGACCCGAGGCTGCGCGCGGGGGACCCGTTCATCGCCAACTTGAAGGAGATGGTGGAGCGCGCGCGGCCGAGGCCGGTGACGCCGTACTACAACCTCATCTCGGATGTGCTGCAGAGCGAGTTCTCCGCGGCGGTGGCGGGGCTGAGGACGCCGGAAGAGGCGCTGAAGCGGGCGCAGAAGCAGGTGGACCACCTGACGGGGGAGGGCGAGTGA
- a CDS encoding DUF4846 domain-containing protein: MDRAFHGFRAVPGLLVLSLLLPGMGQASGTPPAQADALSRAEPAGHAATGDAVLNLRRQWLALLGQDSSEAAAGPRAPTREELARYAWLSADVKVRPLESAFSPPKGYTRVAVEPGSFGEWLRGLPLRPEGTPVRHFRGGEVLAGDDARLAAVAELDVGTANLQQCADSVIRLHAEWLWSSNQREHIAYRFTSGDVASWSRYAAGDRAKVTGSKVAWVRSAKADSSRAAFRSYLDLVFNYAGTMSLEPLKKRPARDDVRPGDFFVLGGSPGHAVLVLDVAANPEGRRVALLGQGFMPAQDFHVLSPGGDDAPWFALDADTVATPFWRPFPWTSLRRFP, from the coding sequence GTGGACCGCGCGTTCCATGGCTTCCGCGCCGTGCCGGGCCTGCTGGTGCTGTCGCTCCTCCTTCCCGGTATGGGCCAGGCATCAGGCACTCCGCCGGCGCAAGCCGATGCGCTCAGTCGCGCTGAACCCGCCGGACATGCGGCAACCGGCGACGCTGTTCTGAACCTCAGACGCCAGTGGCTCGCGCTCCTCGGCCAGGATTCCTCCGAGGCCGCCGCCGGGCCTCGAGCCCCCACCCGCGAGGAGCTGGCCCGCTACGCGTGGCTCTCCGCCGACGTGAAGGTCCGTCCGCTGGAGTCCGCCTTCTCACCGCCGAAGGGCTACACGCGAGTCGCGGTGGAGCCCGGCTCATTCGGCGAATGGCTGCGAGGCCTGCCGCTGCGTCCCGAGGGCACTCCGGTGCGCCACTTCCGGGGCGGCGAGGTGCTCGCGGGAGACGACGCCCGGCTGGCCGCGGTGGCGGAATTGGACGTGGGCACGGCCAACCTCCAGCAGTGCGCGGACTCCGTCATCCGCCTCCACGCCGAGTGGCTCTGGTCCAGCAACCAGCGCGAGCACATCGCCTACCGCTTCACCAGCGGCGACGTCGCCTCCTGGTCCCGCTACGCCGCCGGAGACAGGGCGAAAGTCACGGGCTCGAAGGTGGCCTGGGTGCGCAGCGCCAAGGCAGACAGCTCGCGCGCCGCGTTCCGCTCCTACCTGGACCTGGTCTTCAACTACGCGGGGACGATGTCACTGGAACCGCTGAAGAAGCGTCCCGCGCGGGACGACGTGCGCCCCGGGGACTTCTTCGTGCTGGGCGGAAGCCCGGGGCACGCGGTGCTCGTCCTGGACGTCGCGGCCAACCCCGAGGGCCGTCGGGTGGCGCTGCTGGGCCAGGGCTTCATGCCCGCCCAGGACTTCCACGTCCTCTCACCGGGCGGAGACGACGCGCCCTGGTTCGCGCTGGACGCGGACACGGTGGCCACCCCGTTCTGGCGGCCCTTCCCGTGGACTTCACTGCGCCGCTTCCCGTGA
- a CDS encoding carbohydrate ABC transporter permease, with amino-acid sequence MSGGGSLERERRQAYLLVAPAVLVLVGVALYPILAAVWLSLHRFILVFGERRFTGLDNFAFLLSDSRFWSALGNTAYFTLVAVTVELLLAVPLALLLNRAFPGRGLLRASVLVPWAIPTVVSARLWAWMFNPEYGVINRLLPGPDINWLGAPGYALHAAILVDVWKTTPFVALLVLAGLQGIPEDLYKAARVDGASTWRMFRSITLPLLKPALLLALLFRSLDAFRVFDAIYVLTEGGPANTTETLSIYAYKTLMRSGDFGYGSALSVATFLCVVVLAAVWLRLLGREEVSR; translated from the coding sequence GTGAGCGGCGGAGGCTCGCTGGAGCGCGAGCGGCGGCAGGCGTACCTGCTGGTGGCGCCGGCGGTGTTGGTGCTGGTGGGCGTGGCGCTGTACCCCATCCTCGCGGCGGTGTGGCTGAGCCTGCACCGCTTCATCCTCGTCTTCGGCGAGCGGCGCTTCACGGGGCTGGACAACTTCGCCTTCCTGCTGAGCGACTCGCGCTTCTGGTCGGCACTGGGGAACACGGCGTACTTCACGCTCGTCGCGGTGACGGTGGAGTTGTTGCTCGCGGTGCCGCTGGCGCTGCTGCTCAACCGCGCCTTCCCGGGGCGGGGGCTGCTCCGTGCGTCGGTGCTGGTGCCGTGGGCCATTCCCACCGTGGTGAGCGCGAGGCTCTGGGCGTGGATGTTCAATCCCGAGTACGGCGTCATCAACCGGCTGCTGCCGGGACCGGACATCAACTGGCTGGGAGCGCCAGGGTACGCGCTGCACGCGGCCATCCTGGTGGACGTGTGGAAGACGACGCCCTTCGTGGCGCTGCTGGTGCTCGCGGGGCTGCAAGGCATTCCCGAGGACCTCTACAAGGCGGCCCGCGTGGACGGCGCGTCGACGTGGCGGATGTTCCGGTCGATTACGTTGCCCTTGCTGAAGCCCGCGCTGCTGCTGGCGCTGCTGTTCCGCTCGCTGGATGCATTCCGCGTGTTCGACGCGATTTATGTGCTGACGGAGGGCGGGCCGGCGAACACGACGGAGACGCTGAGCATCTACGCGTACAAGACGCTGATGCGCTCGGGAGACTTCGGGTACGGGAGCGCGCTGTCTGTGGCGACGTTCCTGTGCGTGGTGGTGCTGGCGGCGGTGTGGCTGCGGCTGCTGGGGCGAGAGGAGGTCTCGAGATGA
- a CDS encoding STAS/SEC14 domain-containing protein yields the protein MQQQEWKFGAHTVRYEPPDVAVAVFSGNINLEEIKRAVELYGEMAKNGPFYMIADIGQSQLGAEPRRYLSENGKADWFKGTVYVGADMVQQTFGKVIALGMLFTGKTRFETTFVKTLPEARAWVEQHRLKQLKKHG from the coding sequence ATGCAGCAGCAGGAATGGAAGTTCGGCGCCCACACGGTGCGCTACGAGCCGCCAGACGTCGCGGTGGCTGTCTTCTCCGGGAACATCAACCTGGAGGAAATCAAGCGGGCGGTGGAGCTGTACGGCGAGATGGCGAAGAACGGCCCGTTCTACATGATCGCCGACATCGGACAGTCCCAGCTCGGGGCGGAGCCGCGGCGGTACCTCTCGGAGAATGGCAAGGCCGACTGGTTCAAGGGCACCGTCTACGTCGGCGCGGACATGGTGCAGCAGACCTTCGGCAAGGTGATTGCCCTGGGCATGCTCTTCACCGGCAAGACGCGCTTCGAGACGACCTTCGTGAAGACGCTCCCCGAGGCTCGCGCCTGGGTCGAGCAGCACCGCCTCAAGCAGCTCAAGAAGCACGGCTGA
- a CDS encoding carbohydrate ABC transporter permease gives MKRPGLGTALAVVAFLTFFLGPFFWQVLTSLWPDGELTRPWPSHLTLESYASVLWGRPFLRVVANSLLVAALTTAFCLTMGAAAAFALAKLEFRGRGLLLSAALAVSMFPPIATVSPLYLILRAAGLRDSLIGLALPYATFALPLTLWVLTSFFRQLPDELYRAARVDGCTPFQAFRRVLLPLAAPGLATTAILVFIFAWNEFLYALTFLSTPEKRTVPVAISLFASEYREPWGEIAAASVVATLPLVVLTVLFQRRIVSGLTAGAVKE, from the coding sequence ATGAAGCGGCCCGGGCTGGGCACGGCGTTGGCCGTGGTGGCGTTCCTCACGTTCTTCCTGGGGCCGTTCTTCTGGCAGGTGCTGACGAGCCTGTGGCCGGACGGTGAGTTGACGCGGCCGTGGCCCTCGCACCTGACGCTGGAGAGCTACGCGAGCGTGCTGTGGGGACGGCCGTTCCTGCGGGTGGTGGCGAACTCGCTGCTGGTGGCTGCGCTGACGACGGCGTTCTGTCTGACGATGGGAGCGGCGGCGGCATTTGCCCTGGCGAAGCTGGAGTTCCGGGGGAGGGGCCTGCTGCTGAGCGCGGCGCTGGCGGTGAGCATGTTCCCGCCGATTGCGACAGTGAGCCCGCTGTATCTGATTCTCCGAGCGGCGGGGCTGCGGGACAGCTTGATTGGACTGGCGTTGCCGTATGCGACGTTTGCATTGCCATTGACGCTGTGGGTGCTGACGTCGTTCTTCCGGCAATTGCCAGACGAACTGTACAGAGCGGCGAGGGTGGATGGGTGCACACCGTTCCAGGCGTTCCGGAGGGTGCTGTTGCCGCTGGCGGCACCGGGGCTCGCGACGACGGCGATATTGGTGTTCATCTTCGCGTGGAACGAGTTCCTCTACGCGCTGACGTTCCTGTCCACGCCGGAGAAACGCACGGTGCCGGTGGCCATCAGCCTGTTCGCCAGCGAGTATCGCGAGCCATGGGGCGAGATTGCCGCCGCGTCCGTGGTGGCCACGCTGCCGCTGGTGGTGCTTACCGTGCTGTTCCAGCGGCGGATCGTGTCCGGACTTACTGCGGGGGCGGTGAAGGAGTAG
- a CDS encoding STAS/SEC14 domain-containing protein, producing MSQQEELKFGAHHSHFEPPDTLVVVFNGLINMDDVKRTSELYKETFERHGQYYCIANIGGSQIDTAGRRYLSDNGRSEWFHAVIYVGADVVQRTFGKAIALAMLYTGKTSFETVFVANHDEARAWVAQHRASRQRKTG from the coding sequence ATGTCACAACAGGAAGAGTTGAAGTTCGGCGCGCATCATTCGCACTTCGAGCCGCCCGACACCCTGGTGGTCGTCTTCAATGGCCTCATCAACATGGACGACGTGAAGCGCACCTCGGAGCTCTACAAGGAGACCTTCGAGCGCCATGGGCAGTACTACTGCATCGCCAATATCGGCGGGTCGCAGATTGATACGGCCGGCCGCCGCTACCTCTCCGACAATGGCCGCTCCGAGTGGTTCCACGCCGTCATCTACGTCGGCGCGGACGTCGTCCAGCGCACCTTCGGCAAGGCCATCGCCCTCGCCATGCTCTACACCGGCAAGACGAGCTTCGAGACTGTCTTCGTCGCCAACCACGACGAGGCCCGCGCCTGGGTGGCCCAGCACCGCGCCAGCCGTCAACGCAAGACGGGGTAA
- a CDS encoding endo-1,3-alpha-glucanase family glycosylhydrolase: MFKTKHCFSILVIAAAAVEISACAPPEPETTEPREHTATSSLATKAPFELPNSLLPFDMPARADLATSEYKVFAHWHNFPLRVYGSSSGQYYDQYTRWLQPTGTYASIGGYLRDRPIPILAIPPAESDYLKRDMKQDIQTAAAVGVDGFLFNLWFRTTDARWKWLTELFNAADEFNTENPSAPFAVIPNIDAHILSTNSGKDEPRQRADDLATFKTRASWKKLNGKYVVGSFRPEALPVTWWQQFFDQLKTVHGIDAVLWGTLLDPTEANRNALKPFMVGATFSRWDNLPYTSNPLNGINTLKAWGDQNGVPYSPPVSHTDNRPTASITTETAGFKTQYNTWKAAIDSGVKMVQILTWNDHYEGHALRPNSAVQYAFYDLTAYYTTWFKTRQQPVLVRDVLYYSHRMHLSTEPYNTTLQPIPTASKNGVTLVDRVFLLAMLKSSGRVQITSGGTAYTADVLAGPQFFDAPLKANDQPSFQLSRSGAPVINFTSAFHTRSPIVWQDLLYRAGGSSRPVVTSVQDNLPQDRLP, from the coding sequence TTGTTCAAGACGAAGCACTGCTTCTCCATCCTCGTCATCGCAGCCGCAGCAGTGGAAATCTCCGCCTGCGCTCCTCCCGAACCCGAGACCACCGAGCCTCGAGAGCACACGGCAACCTCCAGCCTCGCCACGAAGGCGCCCTTCGAGCTGCCGAACAGTCTCCTCCCGTTCGACATGCCCGCTCGGGCCGACCTCGCGACCAGCGAGTACAAGGTCTTCGCGCACTGGCACAACTTCCCGCTGCGCGTCTACGGCTCCAGCAGCGGCCAGTACTACGACCAGTACACCCGCTGGCTCCAGCCCACGGGCACCTACGCGTCCATCGGCGGCTACCTGCGCGACCGGCCCATCCCCATCCTCGCGATTCCTCCCGCCGAATCCGACTACCTCAAGCGCGACATGAAGCAGGACATCCAGACGGCCGCCGCCGTCGGCGTGGATGGCTTCCTCTTCAATCTCTGGTTCCGCACCACCGATGCGCGCTGGAAGTGGCTCACGGAACTCTTCAACGCAGCCGACGAGTTCAACACCGAGAACCCCAGCGCCCCCTTCGCCGTCATCCCCAACATCGACGCGCACATCCTCTCCACCAACAGCGGCAAGGATGAACCCCGCCAGCGCGCCGATGACCTCGCCACCTTCAAAACGCGCGCGTCCTGGAAGAAGCTCAACGGCAAGTACGTCGTCGGCAGCTTCCGGCCCGAGGCCCTCCCCGTCACCTGGTGGCAGCAGTTCTTCGACCAGCTCAAGACCGTCCACGGCATCGACGCGGTGCTGTGGGGCACGCTGCTCGACCCGACGGAGGCCAACCGCAACGCGCTGAAGCCATTCATGGTCGGCGCCACCTTCTCGCGCTGGGACAATCTCCCGTACACGTCCAACCCGCTGAACGGCATCAACACGCTCAAGGCCTGGGGGGACCAGAACGGTGTGCCCTACTCGCCGCCCGTGAGTCACACGGACAACCGGCCCACCGCCTCCATCACCACGGAGACCGCCGGCTTCAAGACCCAGTACAACACCTGGAAGGCGGCCATCGACTCGGGCGTGAAGATGGTTCAAATCCTCACGTGGAATGACCACTACGAGGGCCACGCCCTGCGTCCCAACTCGGCCGTGCAGTACGCGTTCTACGATTTGACGGCCTACTACACGACCTGGTTCAAGACGCGTCAGCAGCCGGTGCTCGTGCGAGACGTCCTCTACTACTCGCACCGCATGCACCTGAGCACCGAGCCGTACAACACCACGCTGCAACCCATTCCCACCGCCTCGAAGAACGGCGTGACACTCGTCGACCGCGTCTTCCTCCTCGCCATGCTCAAGTCGAGCGGGCGCGTGCAAATCACCTCGGGCGGCACGGCCTACACCGCCGACGTGCTGGCGGGCCCGCAGTTCTTCGACGCACCGCTGAAGGCGAATGACCAGCCGTCCTTCCAGTTGAGCCGGAGCGGCGCGCCGGTCATCAACTTCACCAGCGCCTTCCACACCCGCTCGCCCATCGTCTGGCAGGACCTCCTCTACCGCGCTGGAGGCTCTTCACGCCCCGTCGTCACCAGCGTCCAGGACAACCTGCCGCAAGACAGGCTCCCGTAA
- a CDS encoding cytochrome P450: MPVTVQKQEETGVPAHAAAAMRCPHLGAQYNPFAGPHVANPHPFFEKLRKEEPVTFSPMLNMWLVSRFEDIAAVLKDPARFSNKDMLGSGTHLTDEAKAILAKGHDTRHVLLGMDPPDHTRLRRLMNRGFTAQRINGMSPFILKKAHELVDKFVNDGHADLVEQLAYPLPAYVILGVMGVPEEDVWRIKRWSADWQQLTFEHIPPEKQVEMAKGVMEFQDYCVRLVEDHRKHPREDLISYLVEAEDDGEALTMDELVMAIGASFLSAGHESTTALMANNWKLALEHGLWGALRDNRELVPKFCEEASRFDSVQHAMIRTAREDVVVGGVKIPAGSRMMLLYAAGSRDESLCPHANKLDLTREKVPQHLTYGRGTHFCLGAPLARLQFQLTTNVLLDRLPEPRLLPHQDYGTWQSIVLRQMKHLKVEWNVAPA, from the coding sequence ATGCCCGTGACAGTCCAGAAGCAGGAAGAGACCGGAGTCCCTGCCCACGCTGCGGCCGCGATGCGGTGCCCCCACCTGGGTGCGCAGTACAACCCGTTCGCCGGTCCCCACGTCGCGAACCCGCACCCCTTCTTCGAGAAGCTGCGCAAGGAGGAGCCCGTCACCTTCAGCCCCATGCTCAACATGTGGCTGGTGAGCCGCTTCGAGGACATCGCCGCCGTGCTGAAGGACCCGGCGCGCTTCTCCAACAAGGACATGCTGGGCAGCGGCACCCACCTGACGGACGAGGCGAAGGCCATCCTCGCCAAGGGCCATGACACCCGGCACGTGCTGCTGGGAATGGACCCGCCGGACCACACCCGCCTGCGCCGGCTGATGAACCGCGGCTTCACCGCCCAGCGCATCAACGGCATGTCGCCCTTCATCCTCAAGAAGGCGCACGAGCTGGTGGACAAGTTCGTCAACGACGGCCACGCGGACCTGGTGGAGCAGCTCGCCTACCCGCTGCCGGCCTACGTCATCCTCGGCGTGATGGGCGTGCCGGAGGAGGATGTCTGGCGCATCAAGCGCTGGAGCGCGGACTGGCAGCAGCTCACCTTCGAGCACATCCCCCCGGAGAAGCAGGTGGAGATGGCGAAGGGGGTGATGGAGTTCCAGGACTACTGCGTGCGCCTCGTCGAGGACCACCGCAAGCATCCGCGCGAGGACCTCATCAGCTACCTGGTGGAGGCGGAGGACGACGGCGAGGCGCTCACCATGGACGAGCTGGTGATGGCCATTGGCGCGTCCTTCCTGTCCGCCGGCCATGAGTCCACCACCGCGCTGATGGCCAACAACTGGAAGCTGGCCCTGGAGCACGGCCTGTGGGGCGCGCTGCGGGACAACCGCGAGCTGGTGCCGAAGTTCTGCGAGGAGGCCAGCCGCTTCGACTCCGTCCAGCACGCCATGATTCGCACCGCGCGCGAGGACGTGGTGGTGGGCGGAGTGAAGATTCCAGCGGGCTCGCGGATGATGCTGCTGTACGCCGCCGGCAGCCGGGACGAGTCGCTCTGCCCCCACGCCAACAAGCTGGATTTGACGCGCGAGAAGGTGCCCCAGCACCTCACCTACGGCCGCGGCACCCACTTCTGCCTGGGCGCCCCGCTGGCCCGCCTCCAGTTCCAGCTCACCACCAACGTCCTGCTGGACAGGCTCCCGGAGCCGCGCCTCCTCCCCCACCAGGACTACGGCACGTGGCAGAGCATCGTCCTGCGCCAGATGAAGCACCTGAAGGTGGAGTGGAACGTCGCTCCCGCGTAA
- a CDS encoding fatty acid desaturase family protein encodes MYAEVVDEADVQFARRVDRKALASVTREMSQVSNVRALWALATQWLVIAACFAAVVVVDRWWAWPVAALIIASRQHAMLALMHEAAHYHFLSNRAVGDVVSDFLCAFPLNMTTAGYRHEHMLHHRYVNTPQDPYWAGQMVDASWHFPRTPLRATAVFLGDALGLYAPSHLKVVLPWTYWGRLVGKANPKISAAEHVRYWMYVAALVTVLVTTGAWMHWLFLWVLPTTTVMMAFFRMRALGEHPIDPNPKGDETRETRDVEGTALENFFVAPLNVNYHLTHHAFPSVPFYNLPVMHKELEKAGLLEDGVNMFDSYLGSTNSIRQYITRAPDADVSASMAAASQQQELGQPLHS; translated from the coding sequence ATGTACGCCGAGGTAGTGGACGAGGCGGATGTCCAGTTCGCCCGCCGGGTTGACCGCAAGGCGCTGGCGTCCGTGACGCGAGAGATGTCGCAGGTGAGCAACGTGCGGGCGCTGTGGGCGCTGGCGACGCAGTGGCTGGTGATTGCCGCGTGTTTCGCCGCCGTCGTCGTGGTGGACCGCTGGTGGGCCTGGCCGGTGGCCGCGCTCATCATCGCCTCGCGGCAGCACGCGATGCTGGCGCTGATGCACGAGGCCGCGCACTACCACTTCCTGTCCAACCGCGCGGTGGGCGACGTGGTGTCCGACTTCCTCTGCGCCTTCCCGCTGAACATGACGACGGCGGGCTACCGGCACGAGCACATGCTGCACCACCGCTACGTGAACACGCCGCAGGACCCGTACTGGGCGGGGCAGATGGTGGACGCGTCCTGGCACTTCCCGCGCACGCCGCTGCGCGCGACGGCGGTGTTCCTGGGCGATGCGCTGGGCCTGTACGCCCCCAGCCACCTGAAGGTGGTGCTGCCCTGGACGTACTGGGGCCGCCTGGTGGGCAAGGCGAACCCGAAGATTTCCGCCGCCGAGCACGTGCGCTACTGGATGTACGTGGCCGCGCTCGTCACCGTGCTGGTGACGACGGGCGCGTGGATGCACTGGCTGTTCCTGTGGGTGCTGCCCACGACGACGGTGATGATGGCCTTCTTCCGGATGCGCGCCCTGGGCGAGCACCCCATCGACCCGAACCCGAAGGGCGACGAGACGCGCGAGACGCGCGACGTGGAGGGCACCGCGCTGGAGAACTTCTTCGTGGCGCCGCTCAACGTGAACTACCACCTCACGCACCACGCCTTCCCGTCCGTGCCCTTCTACAACCTCCCTGTCATGCACAAGGAGCTGGAGAAGGCCGGGCTGCTGGAGGACGGGGTGAACATGTTCGACTCGTACCTCGGCTCGACGAACAGCATCCGCCAGTACATCACCCGCGCTCCTGACGCCGACGTGTCGGCGTCCATGGCCGCGGCCTCGCAGCAGCAGGAGCTGGGGCAGCCGCTGCACTCGTGA